Part of the Vigna angularis cultivar LongXiaoDou No.4 chromosome 1, ASM1680809v1, whole genome shotgun sequence genome, AGATATGTTCTAGATCTACTAAAGAGGTTTGAAATGATTGACTGTAATGCTGCTAATACCCCAGCTGAAGTGGGACTGAGACTTGAGAAGGAACCAGATGAATAAGCTGTAGATCCAACAGCTTACAGAAGTATTGTTGGGAGTTTGAGATACCTCTGTAACACAAGACCTGACTTGAGTTACAGTGTTGGAGTGGTGAGTAGATATATGGAATGCCCCAGAATGTCACATTTGAATGCTGTCAAACGCATTCTAAGATACTTGCAGGGCACTCACTCCTATGGAATACTATTGGGAAGAGGAGAGACTGGGGAAGAAGTGCAAATCACTTCTTACTCAGATGCAGACTGGTGTGGTGATAAGGAAGACAGGAAAAGCACGGCTGGTTATATTTTCTTCATGGGAGGAACACCAATTTCCTGGAGTTCAAGAAAGGAACCAGTGGTTGCCTTGTCATCATGTGAGGCAGAATACATAGCTGCCTGTGAAGCTACTTGCCAAGCAACTTGGCTGGGATTCCTACTAGAAGGGTTGAAAATTGAGCTAACTAGAAGAGTGAGGCTACTTGTTGACAACAAGTCAGCCATAGATCTTGCCAAGCATCCTGCATCTCACGGCAGGAGCAAGCACATTGAGACCCGATTTCACTACATCAGAGAATAGGTCAGTAGTGGTAGATTGGAGGTTGTACACTGCAGATCCGAAGACCAACTAGCAGATATACTCACCAAAGCGCTCAAAAGTGAACGTTTTCAGTCACTCAGAAAGCAGATTAGAATGGTGCGAGCTGAGATTTGTGAAGATCGCACCAGAAAGAGGGCGAAAACCTAGGGTTTCTACCGGAGAGGAGGAGTTTGACCTAGGAAGAGCTTTCTCCgagtttaatcggtggaaagtGCTCGGATGCTAAGAAGGAAGTGTTTGTACCGATTAAAATCGGTCCAAAAGGCTCAGAATCGTAGGAGAAGAAATTTCACCGATTCAATCGGTGAAAagagtgttttttttcttcagaaaATTCATGTTTTGTTCGATTAAAGTTTTGTTTaggaggagtgttagaataaacaAAACGAAAACAGATTCAATGTATGATAAGCTACTATAAAAGCACGAAATAACAGAAACAGAAGAAGTTTTACTCAGTACCTTTTGTGTGTGCACTTTTCTCTGATTTTTCTCTCTTATCTGAtaatcatcttcttcatctccaAGTTGCATCTGCAGAGAGCAAGCCCTAGCAGTGCTTCTCCATTCTCggttctccctctctctctagCAAACTCTGAATATCGTTTCTCTCTCTTGCTACATAGGATTATTACTTAATCCTGTCTGAGACTCTGCTTTCTCCCTTTTACCCTTCCCATTTGTGTTTTTCCATTTCTGTCCCTCTCACTAATATTATAAAGGAAGTCATATGAAGAGAGTTATCCAAGTTATAGGATTGTAGCTCTATCTAATACAAAAGTTGAGTACACAACAATTATTCAAGCATGCAATGAAGCTATATGCATTCAAAGCTTAACAAAGGATTTTGAGCATAAGAAACAAAAGATGTTTGTAAATTATGATACTAAGAATTTCTTACACATTACAAGGTGTTGGTTAAAACAACCGGTATCGTTGAGTCGCGCAACAGAATAAAATTGCGGAAAGTGTGTTCGGTCAATttaaaatggttcctttaattttcttacaaGAATATTAttgaacagttgatgtgcagaaaatataaagagtgtatggagtagaaaaatcacataaataatttttatcttggTTCAAATCAAAAGATTTTACGTCCAGTcagtgattaaccttttcactaaaataatgtttCACAAATACAACAAGATGAGTAGAAATTAAGAACAACAagaaaccttccttcgacaaacgaaccagaaGCAACagctctgccaacttgaagagaaccgctccgacctttgacacacaaagcgtgagcttctcctattcacaaggcTTGACAAGAGCAAGAactatcacttgagaacttcctcagacgcactgtattctcaaatggcataGATTCATTTTCACTTATAGAAagtttcccttaggcacaaagctctaatactctcaaaatgaaaagttattttctaagagctgtgaagacctctatttaaaGCCCAGGTTCGTGCAATGTttgaaactgaaaagacatatCACAACTGctagtgataattgattattgtaagtgataatcgattatctacgaGACTTAGAACAATTTGAATATTGACTCTTCAAACCAGTCGGCTTCAGTTCTTCAAgtccttctaccgttcggtatGAGCCCTCACAACCTTCTGCCGTTCggcttctttcttcttctttctcacatCTTTCCATTATTTGgtgctcttcttcttctttcttaccGTTGTCCATCGTTTGGCTAAACTTCTCTCCGTCTTCCAATTTCTAACATTTTATTCTACAGTTAACATCATTCGACTTGTGTTTAACTAGTGTTCAACCTTCATCTGTTAGTGACTGTTCAGTCATAGTCGCGCCTTTGCTCGATTGTCAGGACTCAATTCTTCCTACCACCACTTCACTGTCCAATTGCTTGGTCTCGTTCATGCCTTGTTTGCTCTTTGTCACGCCTTCCACTGCTCGGTCCTAACCGCTCGGTCTTGGTCATACCTCACTTGGTCTCGGTCATGCCTGACACTGTTTGGTCCTAACTGCTCGGTCTCGGTCTCTTTTGTTAtacaaaaatgcttttaaacttaatGCAACAagggtcttcatattcttcactttgtaacatcatcaaaatcattgtcttcaagacaccaatgctcctcattggtaacaatctcccccttttgtatgatgataaaaaattatttgtttaaaagcATCTTTTGAAAATCTGCACAGATTTTAAACTAAAAGGCAAAGAACAAGTTAGTAGCAACTACACAAGAGATGTTcctctccttttttttatcataagcaaaaagtaagTAATAAAATTTCCCCCTTAAGTGTTGCTCCTCCTCAACAAGAGAAAAatgcaattcaaatattataaggGGAAAAGAGTAATTAATCTAGAGTGGAGATAAATAATAAGATATcaaacaaactcatatatctcCCCCTAAATTAGTTAACTTAAAAAGAATTTAGGtcctttaaaaatattactgcCCCCAAATGTAATATTCCTCTTAAAATCAAAACCagattcttaaaaaaaatttaattaatttaaaaaaaaccttaagataatcgattatcaccttaaataatcgattatttgcgagccaaattttcaaaattcatattttgagaccgagataatcgattattacaccttggtaattgattatttacgttaatttttgaaaaacacaaatttgggTCAATTTTCCATCCTAAGACACATCTaacattcaaaaattatttcaaagctcTTAAAAGTTACCAGGATACCATAGAGCTATCTTTtcctttaaaaaatttaacctacaaaacaaaacaatagagttttggtccccataaactcatttgggtcctttgaggtcagagacaaattactttataacaggaatccaagtATATTTTCATTTGGTActccaaaatgtttaatgtttcaTTTGTTAGAAGTACGACCATGCTTCATGCAATAGAAACAACAAACATCATGCatcttatttttcataaaagttcctttttcaacccaaactctacgagttcttttgatttggttattctttttaattttgtttttataaatctttttaacaggtataggcatttcaacattattattttcagtttgcaacttcaagaagattttcaagaatgttaatatcaagcatatgactcttacatgaaagacattaaacaggatgttcaacatttgaagactTTTTCATCTCtaagttgcaaattttatttctcaaaattaCTTCCTCACCTAATGccttcttatatttaatttgcaattcattaaattcctttttcaaatttttatgagcaacattcaatttctcagattcatcaagcaattcaagaaaagctttttgTACATTAAATTCACTAGTGTCAAGGCTAGAGAAACTTACGTGGCTTGTAGTGTCATTAGTATTAGCTGTCAAACACAAGTTTGcttcttcaacagaatcacttgaactagagGTGCTTGATGCATTATCATTCCAATCAATGTAGgccttcttctttttgtttagaCAATCTGCTTTCACATGGCCTTTTTCACCACATCTATAACATTTGAAGCTTGATGAGGAGCCTTGATttcccttctttttcttcaagagttgGCTTCTAGATGATTCACTTTTGGccattaagcatagattttcttgcttATTAGAATCGCCTTTGCTTGAGGAGTTTGATGTAGAGCttgaatttgaaaatgtcaACTTAGGCATATTTGAGACTTCATCATAAGTGACTTCTAAAAAGTTCCACATTTCTTGAGCACTTTTATAAACAGAAACTTTGAAGAATTCATCAAGGGTTAGtgtagataaaattatatttctagcCTTAATATCATATTgtgccattctattttcattcACAGTCCAGTTAAAAAATGGTTTTTCCActtcaacaacatcaacaatACTTTTAGGAATATAAGGACCATTTTTTACAACTTCCCAGATGCCTATATCAATAGATCCCATGAAAATTTCCATTatgactttccagaatgcatagttatcaccagcaaaaagtggtggtctattgatggAAACACCCTCGgcatatacttgattttgatgaccgatcattttcaaaacatttgaaagaatataaaagcaagctctgataccaattgttggttAAAACAACCGGTATCGTCGAGTCGAGCAGTAGAATAAAATTGCgaaaagcgtgttcggtcaatttaaaatggttcctttaattttcttacaaGAAtattatcgaacagttgatgtacagaaaaaaatataaagagtgtatggagtagaaaaatcacacaaatgatttttatcctggttcgaatagaaagattctacgtccagtcgttaatcaccataaatagtgattaaccttttcactaaaatacTATTTCACAAATACAGCAAGATGAATAGAAATTAAGAACACAAGAAACCTTCCTTTGACAAACGAACCGAAAGCAATAtctctgccaacttgaagagaactgctccgacctttgacacacaaatcgtgagcttctcctattcacaaggcTTGACAAAAGCAAGAactatcacttgagaacttcctcagatgcactgtattctcaaattgGATAGattccttttcactcacagagagcctcccttaggcacacaactctaatactttcaaaatgaaaagttgttttctaagagctgtgaagacctctatttataagcccaGGTTCGTGTAGggtcagaaactgaaaagacatatCATAactgttagtgataatcgattattataatagataatcgattatctacgaGACTTGGAACAATTTGAATATTGACTCTTCAAACCAGTAGGCTTTAGTTCTTCAActccttctaccgttcggttttagcTGTCACAGCATTCTGTCGTTCggcttccttcttcttctttctcacaGCTTTCCACCATTCGgtgctcttcttcttctttcttaccGTTGTCCATCGTTTGGCTAAACTTCTCTCTGTCTTCCAATTTCTAACATTTTATTCTACACTTAACATCATTCGGCTTGTGTTCAACTAGTGTTCAACCTTCATCTGTTAGTGACTGTTAAGTCACAATCATGCCTTTGCTCGGTTGCCAAAACTCAATTCTTCCTACCACCACTTCAGTGTTCAACCGCTTGGTCTCGTTCATGTCTTGCTTGCTCTTGGTCACGCCTTCCACTCCTCGGTCCTAACCGCTTGGTCTTAGTCATACCTCATTTGGTCTCGGTCATGTCTTCCACTGCTAAGTCCTAACCGCTTAGTCTTGGTCTCTTCTGTTATAcagaaatgcttttaaacttaatGCAACAAGGGTCTTTgtattcttcactttgtaacatcatcaaaattattgtCTTCAAAACACCAATGCACCTCATTGGTAACACAAGGAACATTGTCTTTATTTCTGAACAAATAATGAGGAAGGAGGTATGAATATTCAAAAGATTAACATCAATAGAAACCTAATGGATGTTATAACAAAGTTAGTTAACATTGTCAATGTGATAAAGTTGGTCCATGAGATAATCTTACAATGGAATAGACATCACCACTATTTTACTAACATAGCTTGTGTCATTCTAAAGCTAAGATCTCATTCCTTCTTCATGCAATGCATTTTCCTACCACTTATGAGTCCTCtcttaaagaatataattttcacatttttaatgTGATTGATGGTAGTTTGAAGCACCCCATTGTTATGATGGGATACACTGCATTATAACTATGATCAATACTTCTCTTCCATGACCTTAAGCATTTTTCCTTCCATCCCTTCATCTTTTCATCACCCTTTCTTTCACAAAATTGAAGATTGAAGTCTTTATAGTATACTAATTGTAGTAGTAAGACCCAATTATTTGGCTCCTGATTGCCTTAACACGCAAAATCTATGCAAGTTGACTAGAAAAAGTATCTTCTATTTATTTCACTATAAAGTTTGccaaataaaaattttgttcaattatttttttcatttgtaatcATGATtatctcattaaaaaaatatgaaattttggaCTAATTCTCTTACATATATAATGTACACTTTCTTCTTACAACTCCGTAAGGTTCTTCTTgtacttttatataaatacattttcCATTTTACCTTTCTTGGATTGAACAATATGGGAATCATTTATTGACTTTCATATTCTACAGGAAGActattttttccttaaaaagagaatttggGATTTGTTCTAGCTAACAGATAAAATCCAGTCAACCAAAACATTTAAACAACGATTTTGCCTTTTTCCTTTAAGTAACCTAGAAAAGGAAATTTTAACCTTGATAAACGTCACTCTAATTCATAGTTATCAAACTCATAAGTTTACATTTTTAGTCATGGCTTTTGAGTCAACATGTAAGCAAAGTCATTTCTCAAGTGAACTCGATAGAATTAAATGTAGACTCAGTTCACTCGGTCAAACTTGCGAGTTTGAACAATTTGGCGAGTTCtatgagaaataaaaaacatttaagcAAAAACAATCATTTGGGACACGTTTGTGGAGGTTTGAGTGTTTTTTATTCAACACGTCTTCATTCCTTCTTTAGAAGCACTCTTCATTATGTTTTTGATTGACCCTTTCTTGTTGTGATACTTGTCGTTGTAATCGCTTACTATTATTCAGTCTTCGTACATGGGAGCTTGTGTTTGTGGATGCTCGTGTTCATGAATGCTCATATTTGTAGTGATATTTGTGGTCTCCCACCTTCCTCTCTTGCCTTCCTTCTACGCCTGTAAGGCGTAAGGTTGCTCCATTGATAACttaaaagaataatgaaaaataaaattggtaaaatatgatttttgttaGTTAGTAGACTTAAAATCTTTGGACTCAAAATCTTTACATATAAAAATTCATACACTTTATATATTGtgctaaatattaaatattatatgtaaaattaataaaatttattacaaaaatataatatgatcaactaataataatattaatgttatttcaataaaaaatataaaaaaattataatatcatataataatatattattatattatttataaatactttaataaatttttttttatctaaaataaagTCTAACGAGTTAACCAATTTACAAGGCCCTATAAATTTACATAAACTCTCAAATTCATCAACCTTAGTCCGTTAAATGGTGTCCAAATAGTTGGGCGTTTGCTGAGGCATTCCAGATCCTCTGTGCCTATTTTGGCATTGCCCCCTTCCAGAAAGgtgttcttttactttttttcttgaaaCCAAAAAACCCTCTCGATCATAAGCTTATGTAAATGAAGGTGGTGGAcgatgaattttatatttataccaGTTTTCATTTAAATACTTTAAAGGAAAGTTTTTGAAAATCCGGTGTTCGACAAATTGCCCCAATCTCGTATGAGGGTTTCTTTTTCACTGGACGAAATTCCTCGTAACCAACCACCTCGCCAACTGGAAGATTTGAACGAAATCGAGTTGGCTCATTCTGAACAGCGGCTGATGCAACTTGAAACGATCTTCAATACCTCAAGCCTCGTTATGAAAAGTATCTTGAGAAAAGCTGGGAAGAACAACTGCGAGAAGAAAGAATAATCAACCAGGACATCCAAAGATATGTCTTCTTCCTAGTATCTGTAGgccatttatcatattttttttcctcatcTCTgcctttcctcttctttttattattttctaaccTCTTATTTAATTCCATCACATATATTTACTATTCAACcctttatcatttttatataaccTTCCATAGATGTCTATCTGGTCGGTGTTTTACCGATCTATGACCTAAGTGAAATTGTTCCTAACATCACAGGATTATATAATTTGGAAgccaaaaatagtttttaaattatttaatccaGAAGCTAATACttcttaattttacaatttagaAGTTATTTTCACTTTTGAAATGTATAATCCGAAAGTCATATTTTAGTTATGGattatgtattttgaaaaatattttcttaaagagaaagaacttctaaaaatttcaattaaaagttattttaattttaagaatgcACAATTcaaaagttttcttttcttatgaTGCTTAAAGGAATAGGTAAATACAAGTTTCAATTgaaataaaacagaaaagatatattaatgtaaatatgtaaattggatcaaaattttgtattttattaaatagaagGATTAaatgtttctattttaaaacaagaaattatttatgaagCAAAATAcaccaaaattaaatttcagCATGTAATATGCACTTTGGGATAATGACATGGAAAATAAAGCCACATGGAAATTGCGTGTTGTCTGACTTTAAAAATCTGAACAGCGTTTGTGATCCACGAAAACCACATCGGACATCAGTGAAACTGAAATTCTTGTGGATGTGGTGCTCACCCATTCACACAAACTTACTCTTATCCCATTAATGATACTCCAAAATTTGCAAGATCATGCAAATTCTTGCTACGACCCTTTCATTTCCTGCAGAGTTTTCTACCTTTCACAGCTTCCTACGTGCACGTGTGCCTTTTTCCACCTCTATTTTCTGAGGCAGCGAATGACAGCACACTCAAaagatcattttttttttcttacaccATATTTCGAATTCTTTGTTCGTGTCTATAAGCGGAACAAACAAACGCAAGTGAGCTTTCCCAAGTTGGGTTTCATTGCTTTGTAAGCACTGCCACTATGTTAGAGTCTTTAGCTTGGTGCCAAAGCTTTAAGGTAACATCTCTTtctatgcattttttttatgatttcgtCGGTTATCATTGTTGGGTATGGAGGGTCATGCTATTTGAGTTGTTCATATATCAAGCTGcaagaaaatttcttttccatcTTGGACATTTCTCTGCAATAATGTAGTAATAGAGAAATTGAAGATGTTTAAACTTTGAAGTTCAATCGAATCCAGTGCATATTCAAATAATAGAGTCAGTTCCTACCATTGAGAAGACAGGAACTGAGAATTGACTGTTAAACTTTAATTCTTGAGAAAAACCCTAGTCTTTCTTAGAGATTGTGTATGACAAGAGCTAATAAAGATTTGGAAACTCTTACCTCAAAAGGCCGTTTAGAGGGAGGAGTTAGGATCAAAATTTTAGAGTAAATTAATCTTGTTGCATAATCTAATTCATATTGTTGCTTGTTGCATAAGTTCTTTTTGGAATATTGTTTCTCTGCAGGGATATGACCTTACCAAACAGAAGAGTCCGGGTTGCTCTCATGCTATTTCACGAGTTTATAGAAATTctatttttatgctttattCTGTTAACAAGAAAGTGCCGGTACTGCCACATGGTGCTAGTCATTGGATATTTCATGGGAGTTCTGTGTCagaaaatttctttaaaaagcCTCCTCTCTATGCTCCTTTAAGTTCTGGTTGGAAAGGTTTGTATAGGCCGCGTTGGGAAAGGCTGCAAACAAATGTAGCCTATGATGTTGCTGGTGCTGTTGATGTAATCAATGATTTAGGATTGGACACTCTTACTTTCTTGGCTGTGACCGTCATAATTGTGCCTATGTTCAAGTCACTGAAAGCCAGTCCTGTAAGAAGTTCTTGGAGTTtagctttttctctttttcttattgAAGTTTTGCTCTTGAAATTATGTTGTCTATCATCTCAATGATCGTAAGCATTATTCATTGTCATTTAATGCTCAACATTATTAGTTTAGTTAAATTCCTTCATTAGTTTGGTAAGCTAAAATAAACTAAGGCATAAGCTAAAATAAACTAAGGCATTCTCTAACTAAATGAGACAAACACAAGCATCACGAGATGAGAAGGATGCACAACTTAAGGTTTGATGATGATTTGAATAACTATAGATTGGTGATACTAAGATTTACCTCAACTCAATATCTATTTCCATTCAGATGTATTTGTTATGTACCAAAATAACTACTTGGAAATCTGTTAGGATTTAGGATGTTAGGATAGATTGGGTTGAGGACTGAGCGGTTAAGGGTGTGAGGGTGTCGGTTGTAAAGGGGGAGCAGGTCAAAGCtactataaatagagctcttgtAACTCTGTAGAGGGTATCGAGTGTATTTTGTGTAAAGTCAGGTCTTTAGCCTGTAGAGAGAGATTATGCTCTCAaccagggaggttatgctcccaacccaTTCTTTGTAAAGAGGATTATTTTACggtgaataatagaaaaacccCATTCTTCCATCACTGTTTCTACCTACTGTTAATGTTCTTagttaggttccaaacccaggaacctaacaaattggtccgacTTGCCGTTTCGGGAAGCGGTCGGATCATCTAGAGCGTTGTCGTATCAAATGGAGAACTTGTGGTGATCCTTAGGAGAGGGGTGCCGAATCAAGAAAGGATCAAGATGTTATCAAGAAACTGCCGGATCGAGAAGCTGCCGGATATCCTTAGGAGAGCGATGCTGGATCAAGAAGGGGTCAAGAACGGATCAAGAAGTGATCAAGAAAGGGGGGAAGCATGGCAGGAAGAGACAATTTTTGGGAAAGGAGGATCAGCGAACAAAAAAGGGAGCTAGCAGAATGGAGAAGAAATATGCAAGAAATGCGGCAGGAAACTAGAGAACTCTTGCGAGTTCTTGGAGGAAGGGTGTGGAACCAGGAAAAGGGATTAGAAGGCAGTCCAAGGTCTGTAGATGAAGATCAACATTTTGTTAACGAGAATCAGAGAAGGAAAAGGGAATGCTCGGAGGAGGAACTGGATGAAGACCGAAGAGACGCCCAACCTAATTGGGGAAAAAGGGTAGAACTACCCACTTTCGAAGGGTTTGATCTGTTGGGGTGGGTCTCTAAGGCAGAGAAGTTCTTCGAGTTGCAAGGTGTGGCAGAGGAGGAAAAGGTGCGCCTAGCTGACATCAGTATGGAGGGGAGCGCTGGCTACTGGTTCAGAGCctggaaggagaaagccaagaatCGTTCTTGGGAAGGTCTGAAGGGGGCAGTGGTGGTGCGATTTGGAGAACGGAACGAGGGTACCATCTTTGAAAGGGTGGCGGCCAGTAAGTAGTCGGGAACCGCGGAAGAATACGTCCCAGCATCGAACGTGAGAGAATTGCTAGAACCGAACGGGCTAGGACTACAAGAGGCGAACCTGAGAGGACTACAGGAACCGAACGACAGAGGACTGTTGGATCCGAACGTGAGAGGACGACCGGAACCGAACATGAGGGAACTGTCGGAACCGAACGGTCGAGGACTGCTGGATCCGATTGTGAAAGGATGGTCGGAA contains:
- the LOC128195223 gene encoding secreted RxLR effector protein 161-like, whose translation is MECPRMSHLNAVKRILRYLQGTHSYGILLGRGETGEEVQITSYSDADWCGDKEDRKSTAGYIFFMGGTPISWSSRKEPVVALSSCEAEYIAACEATCQATWLGFLLEGLKIELTRRVRLLVDNKSAIDLAKHPASHGRSKHIETRFHYIRE